From a region of the Streptomyces venezuelae genome:
- a CDS encoding adenosine deaminase — protein MTSETPNLPTPDQIRRSPKVLLHDHLDGGLRPGTIIELAREVGYENLPETDADKLGIWFREAADSGSLPRYLETFAHTCAVMQTKAALFRVAAECAEDLAEDGVVYAEIRYAPEQHLEAGLTLEEVVEAVNDGFREGERRAKANGHRIRVGALLTAMRHAARALEIAELANRYRDNGVVGFDIAGAEAGFPPTRHLDAFEYLKRENNHFTIHAGEAFGLPSIWQALQWCGADRLGHGVKIIDDIEVAEDGSVTLGRLASYVRDKRIPLEMCPTSNLQTAAAASYAEHPIGLLRKLHFRLTVNTDNRLMSGTSMSREFEHLVDTFGYTLEDMQWFTVNAMKSAFIPFDERLAMINEVIKPGYAELKSEWLFQQTASTRGSVSA, from the coding sequence ATGACGAGCGAGACCCCCAACCTGCCGACCCCGGACCAGATCCGTCGTTCCCCGAAGGTGCTCCTGCACGATCACCTCGACGGTGGACTGCGCCCCGGGACCATCATCGAGCTGGCCCGCGAGGTCGGCTACGAGAACCTCCCCGAGACCGACGCCGACAAGCTCGGCATCTGGTTCCGCGAGGCCGCCGACTCCGGCTCCCTGCCCCGCTACCTGGAGACCTTCGCGCACACCTGCGCGGTCATGCAGACGAAGGCCGCCCTCTTCCGGGTCGCCGCCGAGTGCGCCGAGGACCTGGCCGAGGACGGCGTCGTCTACGCCGAGATCCGCTACGCCCCCGAACAGCACCTCGAAGCCGGCCTGACCCTCGAAGAGGTCGTCGAGGCCGTGAACGACGGCTTCCGCGAGGGCGAGCGCCGCGCGAAGGCGAACGGCCACCGCATCCGCGTGGGCGCCCTGCTGACCGCGATGCGCCACGCCGCCCGCGCGCTGGAGATCGCCGAACTGGCGAACCGCTACCGCGACAACGGTGTGGTCGGCTTCGACATCGCCGGCGCAGAGGCCGGGTTCCCTCCCACCCGCCACCTCGACGCCTTCGAGTACCTCAAGCGCGAGAACAACCACTTCACCATCCACGCGGGCGAGGCCTTCGGTCTGCCGTCGATCTGGCAGGCACTGCAGTGGTGCGGCGCCGACCGCCTCGGCCACGGCGTGAAGATCATCGACGACATCGAGGTCGCCGAGGACGGTTCCGTGACGCTGGGCCGCCTGGCCTCGTACGTCCGGGACAAGCGCATCCCCCTGGAGATGTGCCCGACCTCGAACCTGCAGACCGCGGCGGCCGCCTCGTACGCCGAGCACCCGATCGGTCTGCTGCGCAAGCTGCACTTCAGGCTCACGGTCAACACGGACAACCGCCTGATGAGCGGCACCAGCATGAGCCGCGAGTTCGAGCACCTGGTCGACACCTTCGGCTACACCCTCGAAGACATGCAGTGGTTCACCGTCAATGCGATGAAGTCCGCGTTCATTCCTTTCGATGAACGACTGGCCATGATCAATGAAGTGATCAAGCCCGGCTACGCGGAGCTGAAGTCGGAGTGGCTGTTCCAGCAGACCGCTTCCACCAGGGGTTCTGTCTCGGCCTAG
- a CDS encoding PspC domain-containing protein — protein MSALVRPRDGRWIGGVCAGLARRFGISTNAMRAIFVVSCLLPGPQFLIYIALWVLLPNEKSASAAW, from the coding sequence ATGAGCGCCCTGGTCCGCCCCCGTGACGGCCGCTGGATCGGCGGGGTCTGCGCCGGACTGGCGCGGCGTTTCGGAATTTCGACGAACGCGATGCGCGCCATTTTTGTCGTCTCGTGCCTGCTGCCCGGCCCGCAGTTCCTGATCTACATAGCGCTGTGGGTCCTGCTGCCGAACGAGAAGTCCGCTTCGGCCGCCTGGTAG
- a CDS encoding VanZ family protein produces the protein MQRHEAGESAATAIHLRLRLLAGVLLAAHFAVVGWLTLRPLDVPWAAAANLSPLEGITADLALGPLEAARQIGEGLALLAPLGVLVPLISGRLAPSALSAWSSLARTAAAGALVSVCIEMLQTAVPGQVVDVDSVLLNTAGVVLAHVAVVPALRARLRRSHTVYQGDTPKISRVGLGPWTDVLSAVQREY, from the coding sequence GTGCAGCGTCATGAGGCCGGCGAAAGCGCCGCCACCGCGATCCACCTCCGTCTCCGACTCCTGGCCGGGGTCCTGCTCGCCGCCCATTTCGCGGTCGTCGGCTGGCTGACTCTGCGGCCGCTGGACGTGCCCTGGGCCGCGGCGGCCAATCTGAGCCCGCTGGAGGGGATCACCGCGGATCTGGCCCTCGGGCCGCTGGAGGCCGCCCGGCAGATCGGCGAGGGGCTCGCGCTGCTGGCTCCGCTCGGGGTGCTGGTGCCGCTGATCAGTGGCCGGCTCGCGCCGTCGGCCCTGTCCGCGTGGTCCTCGCTGGCCCGGACGGCCGCCGCGGGCGCTCTGGTCTCGGTATGCATCGAGATGCTGCAGACCGCGGTTCCTGGGCAGGTCGTGGACGTGGACTCGGTGCTGCTGAACACGGCCGGTGTGGTGCTCGCGCACGTGGCCGTCGTACCGGCGCTGCGGGCCCGGCTGAGGCGCTCACACACCGTTTATCAGGGGGACACCCCGAAGATTTCCAGGGTCGGGCTCGGCCCCTGGACCGACGTTCTGTCGGCGGTCCAGCGGGAGTATTGA
- a CDS encoding PH domain-containing protein produces MSSQQPSDEPVYADRVYRSSMGIVSGVLLLALTAWLCGDAVLRGSGDTPWIGLAVALCVVPLIVAFTIRPAVFANEDRMRVRNPFRIIELPWAAVDAVRAGYSAEVLAEGSKYQLWSVPVSLRERKKANRQQMRRNAIDRRDPGSSGATSRARTSAAASEPMRASADKIVDELQGLAELNAARPGAQGSVRVRWSYEIIAPAVVGALLLIVLIATR; encoded by the coding sequence ATGAGCAGCCAGCAGCCGAGCGACGAGCCGGTGTACGCAGACCGGGTCTACCGATCCTCCATGGGTATCGTCTCGGGGGTCCTGCTGCTCGCGCTGACGGCCTGGCTCTGCGGCGACGCCGTGCTACGGGGCTCCGGCGACACCCCGTGGATCGGACTGGCGGTGGCGCTGTGCGTCGTACCGCTGATCGTCGCGTTCACGATCCGCCCGGCCGTCTTCGCCAACGAGGACCGGATGCGCGTGCGGAACCCCTTCCGGATCATCGAACTGCCCTGGGCGGCCGTGGACGCGGTGCGCGCCGGGTACTCGGCCGAGGTGCTGGCCGAGGGATCGAAGTACCAGCTCTGGTCGGTGCCCGTCTCGCTGCGGGAGCGGAAGAAGGCCAACCGGCAGCAGATGCGCCGCAACGCGATCGACCGCCGCGACCCGGGCAGCTCGGGCGCCACCTCGCGCGCCCGCACCTCGGCCGCCGCCTCCGAACCGATGCGGGCCAGCGCCGACAAGATCGTCGACGAGCTGCAGGGGCTGGCCGAGCTGAACGCCGCGCGGCCGGGCGCGCAGGGCAGTGTGCGTGTGCGCTGGTCCTACGAGATCATCGCGCCGGCCGTGGTCGGCGCGCTGCTGCTGATCGTCCTCATCGCCACGCGCTGA
- a CDS encoding class F sortase gives MSRAALRATALLAPLALAALTGCGGSPAADPAPAVPAPHITPASAEPAVAPTATAMPASAPVRVRIPSAGVDASPVLGLGLAADGTVEVPSVADADKIGWYTKGVTPGQTGPAVLIGHFDTARGPAVLKDVSRVRTGEEITVSRADGTTAVFRVRELEQVGKDAFPTAKVYGDTTRPELRVITCGGELTDGHRPDNIILYADLVG, from the coding sequence ATGTCCCGCGCCGCCCTCCGCGCCACCGCACTGCTCGCCCCGCTCGCCCTCGCCGCCCTGACCGGCTGCGGCGGCTCCCCCGCCGCGGACCCGGCGCCGGCCGTTCCGGCTCCGCACATCACCCCGGCGTCCGCCGAACCGGCCGTCGCCCCGACCGCCACCGCGATGCCCGCGTCCGCGCCGGTGCGCGTCCGGATCCCCTCGGCCGGGGTGGACGCCTCCCCGGTGCTGGGGCTGGGACTGGCAGCCGACGGCACCGTCGAGGTGCCCTCGGTGGCCGACGCCGACAAGATCGGCTGGTACACCAAGGGCGTCACGCCCGGCCAGACCGGCCCCGCCGTGCTGATCGGCCACTTCGACACCGCACGCGGCCCGGCCGTACTCAAGGACGTCTCGCGCGTGCGCACCGGCGAGGAGATCACCGTCTCCCGGGCGGACGGCACCACCGCCGTCTTCCGCGTGCGGGAGCTGGAGCAGGTCGGGAAGGACGCGTTCCCGACCGCCAAGGTGTACGGCGACACCACCCGCCCCGAGCTGCGCGTCATCACCTGCGGCGGCGAACTCACCGACGGCCACCGGCCCGACAACATCATCCTGTACGCCGATCTCGTCGGCTGA